In the Paroedura picta isolate Pp20150507F chromosome 15, Ppicta_v3.0, whole genome shotgun sequence genome, one interval contains:
- the NUFIP2 gene encoding FMR1-interacting protein NUFIP2 isoform X2, protein MLHGHSELNGNVGEREVSVKGLNSVESASLVSRVPNGSQQPGETNLALRQAVKGGTFGKAGLKPKNFIPKAGMDRRNEKFYENKARENQPSEKGEVLSVPNGVVTSSCSYITNGYISKGLDNDGSGSESGYTTPKKRKGRRNSAKGCENLNLVQEKTLHEPMVTTSALKQDSEGFKSDCVDTKGSRVDGMKLPWKCEAGSMGAGRGKPSVGDVQRKNSDAKVGVPSKKFEERLKGKPVSAAASKEDSWTLFKPPPVFPVDNSSAKIVPKISYASKVKENLNKAAQAPSLSSSSSSSSSSSSSSLCSSSAAEVQPSSRLSQVPMSAMKSVTSASFSNGPLLAGADRSACSAVSQSLLVPAASALLLASSELVPQEAGMTSAGEQKKSSLFIYPSNMQAALLNATPAEPSFQANQQSLGDIFQNQWGLSFINEPNAGPETTARKLGDGKSEEVTFQGGCPAALAPQVADAAPAEPDPPAFPKAYELDKRTSPQLLGTAGKEGGFLLESHQASGAFIFLSKDYHVEHQLASPTNGLLASTKEQRYQRGLERKESWGDFDLRAAVLYHTQEMETLCNLQKQDPKRIITYGEAMDHPDQ, encoded by the exons ATGTTACATG GCCACAGCGAGCTCAATGGGAATGTCGGGGAAAGAGAAGTATCCGTAAAAGGTCTGAACTCAGTGGAATCAGCCAGCCTCGTTTCCAGGGTTCCCAACGGTAGCCAGCAACCTGGAGAGACTAACCTCGCGCTCAGGCAGGCGGTGAAGGGCGGCACCTTTGGAAAAGCTGGACTCAAACCCAAGAATTTCATTCCAAAGGCAGGCATGGACAGAAGGAATGAGAAATTCTACGAGAACAAAGCGCGAGAGAACCAGCCCTCTGAAAAAGGCGAGGTGCTCTCTGTTCCCAACGGGGTCGTCACGAGCAGCTGCAGCTATATCACCAATGGTTATATCAGCAAAGGGCTAGACAACGACGGGAGCGGATCCGAAAGCGGCTACACCACTCCCAAGAAGCGGAAAGGTAGGCGCAACAGTGCCAAGGGCTGCGAGAACCTGAATCTGGTGCAGGAGAAAACGCTCcacgagcccatggtcaccacCTCAGCCTTAAAGCAGGACTCCGAAGGTTTCAAATCCGACTGCGTTGACACGAAGGGGAGCAGAGTCGACGGCATGAAACTCCCTTGGAAGTGTGAGGCGGGGTCCATGGGGGCAGGCCGGGGGAAGCCGAGTGTCGGGGATGTACAGCGCAAGAACTCTGATGCTAAGGTCGGGGTCCCCAGCAAAAAGTTTGAGGAGCGGCTCAAGGGGAAACCGGTGTCAGCAGCCGCTTCCAAGGAGGATTCTTGGACTCTGTTTAAACCGCCCCCGGTTTTCCCGGTGGACAATAGCAGTGCAAAAATTGTCCCTAAGATCAGTTATGCAAGCAAAGTAAAAGAGAACCTCAACAAAGCTGCACAAGCCCCGTCTTTGTCgtcatcctcttcctcttcatcctcctcctcctcttcctccttgtgtTCATCGTCTGCCGCTGAAGTCCAGCCCTCCAGCCGCCTTTCTCAAGTCCCCATGTCCGCTATGAAATCCGTTACTTCTGCTAGCTTTTCCAATGGGCCGCTTTTAGCCGGGGCCGATCGCAGCGCGTGTTCTGCAGTGAGCCAGTCGCTGCTCGTGCCCGCTGCTAGTGCCCTTTTGCTGGCCTCTTCCGAGTTAGTACCCCAAGAGGCGGGTATGACCTCGGCCGGGGAGCAGAAGAAATCGAGTCTTTTTATCTACCCTTCAAATATGCAAGCCGCTCTCCTCAACGCCACGCCGGCTGAACCGTCGTTCCAGGCAAACCAACAGAGCCTTGGTGACATCTTCCAGAACCAGTGGGGTTTATCGTTTATAAATGAGCCCAATGCAGGTCCGGAGACCACGGCTAGGAAACTGGGGGACGGCAAATCCGAGGAGGTGACATTTCAGGGGGGATGCCCTGCCGCTTTGGCTCCGCAGGTTGCTGACGCAGCTCCCGCGGAACCCGACCCACCTGCGTTCCCCAAGGCTTATGAGCTGGACAAACGGACTAGTCCGCAGCTCCTCGGGACGGCTGGCAAGGAGGGTGGTTTTTTGTTGGAGTCCCACCAAGCCAGTGGGGCATTTATCTTTCTCTCCAAGGACTATCATGTAGAGCATCAGCTGGCCTCCCCTACGAACGGTTTGTTAGCCTCCACCAAAGAGCAGAGGTACCAGAGAGGCCTAGAAAGGAAAGAGAGCTGGGGTGATTTTGACCTGAGGGCAGCCGTTCTATATCACACTCAAG aaatgGAAACTCTTTGTAATTTGCAAAAGCAAG ATCCCAAAAGGATAATCACTTATGGTGAAGCCATGGATCACCCTGACCAGTGA
- the CRYBA1 gene encoding beta-crystallin A3, with amino-acid sequence MEELSAGRETIFAAKMAQTNPQASQFGPGKITVYDQENFQGKRMEFTTSCPSITESSFDNVRSLRVENGAWLGYEHTGFSGQQFVLERGEYPRWEAWSGSNAYHVDRLMSFRPISSANHKESKIMLFEKENFIGHQWEVQDDFPSLQAMGWGNSEVGSMKVHSGAWVCYQYPGYRGFQYILESDHHGGDYKHWREWGSHAQTSQIQSIRRIQQ; translated from the exons ATGGAGGAACTGTCAGCTGGACGAG AAACCATCTTTGCAGCCAAGATGGCTCAAACAAACCCCCAAGCTTCGCAGTTTGGACCAGGGAAG ATCACGGTCTACGACCAAGAGAACTTCCAGGGGAAACGGATGGAATTCACCACCTCTTGTCCCAGCATCACAGAGAGCAGCTTTGACAATGTCCGCTCACTCAGGGTGGAGAATGGAGC CTGGCTTGGCTACGAGCACACTGGCTTCAGCGGGCAACAGTTCGTCCTGGAGCGAGGCGAGTACCCTCGATGGGAGGCCTGGAGCGGAAGCAACGCTTACCACGTAGATCGGCTGATGTCCTTCCGCCCCATCAGCTCAGCG AACCACAAAGAGTCCAAGATCATGCTGTTCGAGAAGGAAAACTTCATAGGGCACCAGTGGGAGGTGCAGGATGACTTCCCTTCCTTGCAAGCCATGGGCTGGGGCAACAGCGAAGTGGGCTCCATGAAAGTTCACTCTGGCGC GTGGGTTTGCTACCAGTATCCTGGCTACCGTGGCTTCCAGTACATCCTGGAATCGGACCACCATGGGGGGGACTACAAGCACTGGCGGGAGTGGGGCTCCCATGCCCAGACGTCCCAGATCCAGTCCATCCGGCGCATCCAGCAGTAG
- the NUFIP2 gene encoding FMR1-interacting protein NUFIP2 isoform X1, with protein MEEQPGPPAPPPPQQQQQQQPPQPQPPHHHHHHHPPPHHHHHHHHHHHQSFYYYNHNHHQYSADGSPGKAPPQKPPLQALKHEPPKPPAAQAAPAAPPGGLPQQQQQQEAAPRKKTGHSELNGNVGEREVSVKGLNSVESASLVSRVPNGSQQPGETNLALRQAVKGGTFGKAGLKPKNFIPKAGMDRRNEKFYENKARENQPSEKGEVLSVPNGVVTSSCSYITNGYISKGLDNDGSGSESGYTTPKKRKGRRNSAKGCENLNLVQEKTLHEPMVTTSALKQDSEGFKSDCVDTKGSRVDGMKLPWKCEAGSMGAGRGKPSVGDVQRKNSDAKVGVPSKKFEERLKGKPVSAAASKEDSWTLFKPPPVFPVDNSSAKIVPKISYASKVKENLNKAAQAPSLSSSSSSSSSSSSSSLCSSSAAEVQPSSRLSQVPMSAMKSVTSASFSNGPLLAGADRSACSAVSQSLLVPAASALLLASSELVPQEAGMTSAGEQKKSSLFIYPSNMQAALLNATPAEPSFQANQQSLGDIFQNQWGLSFINEPNAGPETTARKLGDGKSEEVTFQGGCPAALAPQVADAAPAEPDPPAFPKAYELDKRTSPQLLGTAGKEGGFLLESHQASGAFIFLSKDYHVEHQLASPTNGLLASTKEQRYQRGLERKESWGDFDLRAAVLYHTQEMETLCNLQKQDPKRIITYGEAMDHPDQ; from the exons ATGGAGGAGCAGCCCGGCCcgccagcgccgccgccgccccaacagcagcagcagcagcagccgccccaGCCGCAGCCgccgcaccaccaccaccaccaccaccctcctccccaccatcaccaccaccatcaccaccaccaccaccagtcctTCTACTACTACAACCACAACCACCACCAGTACTCGGCCGACGGCAGCCCCGGCAAGGCCCCGCCGCAGAAGCCGCCCCTGCAAGCCCTGAAACATGAGCCCCCCAAGCCCCCCGCGGCACAGGCGGCACCGGCGGCACCTCCAGGCGGCctcccgcagcagcagcagcagcaggaagcggCGCCCAGGAAGAAAACAG GCCACAGCGAGCTCAATGGGAATGTCGGGGAAAGAGAAGTATCCGTAAAAGGTCTGAACTCAGTGGAATCAGCCAGCCTCGTTTCCAGGGTTCCCAACGGTAGCCAGCAACCTGGAGAGACTAACCTCGCGCTCAGGCAGGCGGTGAAGGGCGGCACCTTTGGAAAAGCTGGACTCAAACCCAAGAATTTCATTCCAAAGGCAGGCATGGACAGAAGGAATGAGAAATTCTACGAGAACAAAGCGCGAGAGAACCAGCCCTCTGAAAAAGGCGAGGTGCTCTCTGTTCCCAACGGGGTCGTCACGAGCAGCTGCAGCTATATCACCAATGGTTATATCAGCAAAGGGCTAGACAACGACGGGAGCGGATCCGAAAGCGGCTACACCACTCCCAAGAAGCGGAAAGGTAGGCGCAACAGTGCCAAGGGCTGCGAGAACCTGAATCTGGTGCAGGAGAAAACGCTCcacgagcccatggtcaccacCTCAGCCTTAAAGCAGGACTCCGAAGGTTTCAAATCCGACTGCGTTGACACGAAGGGGAGCAGAGTCGACGGCATGAAACTCCCTTGGAAGTGTGAGGCGGGGTCCATGGGGGCAGGCCGGGGGAAGCCGAGTGTCGGGGATGTACAGCGCAAGAACTCTGATGCTAAGGTCGGGGTCCCCAGCAAAAAGTTTGAGGAGCGGCTCAAGGGGAAACCGGTGTCAGCAGCCGCTTCCAAGGAGGATTCTTGGACTCTGTTTAAACCGCCCCCGGTTTTCCCGGTGGACAATAGCAGTGCAAAAATTGTCCCTAAGATCAGTTATGCAAGCAAAGTAAAAGAGAACCTCAACAAAGCTGCACAAGCCCCGTCTTTGTCgtcatcctcttcctcttcatcctcctcctcctcttcctccttgtgtTCATCGTCTGCCGCTGAAGTCCAGCCCTCCAGCCGCCTTTCTCAAGTCCCCATGTCCGCTATGAAATCCGTTACTTCTGCTAGCTTTTCCAATGGGCCGCTTTTAGCCGGGGCCGATCGCAGCGCGTGTTCTGCAGTGAGCCAGTCGCTGCTCGTGCCCGCTGCTAGTGCCCTTTTGCTGGCCTCTTCCGAGTTAGTACCCCAAGAGGCGGGTATGACCTCGGCCGGGGAGCAGAAGAAATCGAGTCTTTTTATCTACCCTTCAAATATGCAAGCCGCTCTCCTCAACGCCACGCCGGCTGAACCGTCGTTCCAGGCAAACCAACAGAGCCTTGGTGACATCTTCCAGAACCAGTGGGGTTTATCGTTTATAAATGAGCCCAATGCAGGTCCGGAGACCACGGCTAGGAAACTGGGGGACGGCAAATCCGAGGAGGTGACATTTCAGGGGGGATGCCCTGCCGCTTTGGCTCCGCAGGTTGCTGACGCAGCTCCCGCGGAACCCGACCCACCTGCGTTCCCCAAGGCTTATGAGCTGGACAAACGGACTAGTCCGCAGCTCCTCGGGACGGCTGGCAAGGAGGGTGGTTTTTTGTTGGAGTCCCACCAAGCCAGTGGGGCATTTATCTTTCTCTCCAAGGACTATCATGTAGAGCATCAGCTGGCCTCCCCTACGAACGGTTTGTTAGCCTCCACCAAAGAGCAGAGGTACCAGAGAGGCCTAGAAAGGAAAGAGAGCTGGGGTGATTTTGACCTGAGGGCAGCCGTTCTATATCACACTCAAG aaatgGAAACTCTTTGTAATTTGCAAAAGCAAG ATCCCAAAAGGATAATCACTTATGGTGAAGCCATGGATCACCCTGACCAGTGA